The DNA segment CGCTTAAGAGCCTATTTCAAATCTTTCGGATGGAACATAGAATCCTATGAGAAGACAGGAAAACTGATTGCCATACAAGCCTTTCCCCACTTTGCGCCTTACCCCAAAGACCTGAGAGTTCATTACTTTAGCCTAGACGATTTTGAGGAAATGAAACGCATTGACGCTATGCTTTCAGAAAAAAATGTGACAAGGTTTGCGGCTGGAGATTTCAGCGAACATCTATTCTCCCTATACGAGTTGAAGTATATGGACCCGGTGGAGGACTGGACCATCAACTGGTGCCACTTTGACAACATTGTTAACATTGACATAATGACAGCAGCTACACAAAAAGACATTGCAACTCAGCGGGCAACAGACTTGGACCTAAACAAAGCCCACAACATTTTCTTATTCAGATTTAACGAAGAAAAATGTCGCAGGGAACTGCGCATAATGAAGATAGAAGGCTGTGATCATCCGTTAGGGTGGTTGTCTTTCAAAATAACCAGCAAAGGCATCGAGATGCTGGAAATCTAGCTTTTTTGGACATGATCGAAGTGGGAAAGCTCGCTACTGAAGAGCTCAAAAAACTGCTTAGATGCATAAAGAAACATCCAAAAGTAATAATTCCACCTGCCCCCGGCTTTGATTCAGGAGTTCAGATAACAAACGAAAATGAATGTCTTGTTGTTTCAACAGACCCTTGCATAGGCGTGCCTGAAAAATGGTTTGGATGGTTACTGATACACTACGCAGCATCGGATGTAGCCTTGTTTGGTGCAAAACCAGAATTTTGCACAATCACACTCTTAGGTCCTCCTTCAACGAAAGCCAACACTTTCATAAAAATAATGGAACAAGTCTGCGCTGTAGCAGATGAGCTTAATATGACAGTAGTAACTGGGCACACGGGAACTTACGATGGGCTTTCGACCCTTGTTGGAACTTGCACAGCTTATGGTACAGTTAGCAAAGATAGGCTTATAACTCCTGGAGGCGCCCGGGCTGGAGACCACATAATTTGCACTAAACAAATCGGCCTAGAGACGGTTGTTAACTTCGTCCTCACGCATGAAGCCCTCGCAGAAAGTCTCTTCGATGTTGCTCGGACTTATGTACTTCAAAGCCTAGTAAACATGCAAACGTGCGTTAAAGAAGCATACCTTCTTGCCGAGGTCGGAGGAGTTCATGCCATGCATGATATCACTGAAGGTGGATTGGTGGCGGCTTTAAACGAGATGGCTGAATCTTCAAGCCTCGGGTTTGCGGTGGACTTGGAGAAGCTTCCAATTTTGGAAGAGGCTTTAATTCTCCAAAAATATTTCGGTCTTTCGCAAAGAGAGCTTCTTTCAATTTCTTCTACAGGCACTCTTCTGACAGCGATTGATCCTGAAAGAAAGGACCAAGCGCTCCAAGAACTGCTAAAACATGGTATAGACGCCAGTTTTATAGGTACTTTCACAAAGAATAAAAAACGTCTAATTCAGCATGGAAAAAAGAAAACAGTGTTTCCAAAGACAGCTGAAGATCCTTATGCCAAAATAATGCTGAAGTGACGCATGTTATATTTTGCTAATTCATATTTAGTTTTCATAACTTTTTTCTCTTCAGACTCTGACTAAAGCATGGTAGCCATGAGCATGAAGAGTCTTCTTGCTGTTCTTTGCGTTCTTCTAGCTTTCGTCTTGATGTGTGGTTTTGCTATTGCGTATTCTGAAACTATAGAGCTGCCAGCGGGAGAAAGCGTAACGAGAACTGTAAACTTGAATGAGGGAGACGAAGTTTCGGGACGCATAACTGTAATACCTGCTTCTATAAACTTCTCCATCTCCGACTCTGACGACATAATCATTCTAAACTACACGAATGTCGCTCAAAAAGATTTCCAGTTTACAGCTTTAAAAACAGGCACATATGACTTCCACTTTGAAAACTGGTTTTCAGAAGAGATTAAGGTTTTAACTCTCAACTATAATGTGCAACATTACATTTTCGGTTTTCCACAAGAATACATCCTCGTTTTCGTTATAGTGGGCCTTGCACTTGTTGCAGTTGTAGTTTTCGTTGCGATGTCACCTAGACCTTAGAAAGGGATAATGCCGCAAAAGGTTAAAGGATGCGATGTAATTTTTACTTAGAAGTAAAGTTGAAGGACTATGAAAAAGATAGAAGAGAATAGACAGCAGTTAGACAATGCAGAAGGATACAGTGAAGTGTGGGAAATAGCAAAAGACAACGTGAAGGCTGTTTTGAAGCAGCAACGGCAGGGAATGATGCTTTTTCTCGACGATATGCCTCTCAGGCTTGGAGCTTATCATCCGTTGGGTACAAACAACATAGTTCTAAACCGTGCTCTTGTCCAAATAGTCGAGGCAACCACAAAGTCCAGAAAGTTGCTAAACGCCTTCGTTTATACAATACTACTCCATGAGTACCTTCACGCCTTGGGATACATACCAGAAGCAGAAGTGCGACCGCTCGTGTATAAGGTTTCGAAAACATGCTTTGGCGAAGAACATGTTGCCGCGCGGCTGGCAAAGTCAGGACCTTGGTCTCTACTGCGTGGGCTCCCGTTGGATGCTTTGAAGGCTCCGAAACGTGTGATGGAAATTGTGAAGGATTTCGAAAAGACGAATCAGAGATACATAGTTTAACTGCAATTTCCGTGTTTTGCAGGCTAGATTGTAAGACAAGACTCGCTAAACTGGTTCTTATCTACCCAAAATCTTAAGAATAGATTAGACAATGAAGTGTCTTAGGATGGAGGGAACAGAATTGGTTTACTGCACTAAATGTGGAGCTAAAAACGAGGATGATGCTAAGGTCTGTGCGGAATGTGGCGCGCCACTGCAAGTATCTCGTCCCAAAAAGCGATACCGCTCAAACGATAATTGTTTTGGACCACGTGAACGCCACGTGGAAGATGAATGTTTTGGCCTTCCCCATGGAGGAGCCATAGTAGGCATAATCTTTGGAATCATAATCGTCATCATTGGATTGGCGGTCCTTTCAGGATTAGAAATATGGGATTACTTGGGGCCATTCTTCATAGTCATTGTTGGCCTATTAATCATCGCTGGCGCTCTTTACGGAATGAGACGCAGATAATAACCATTTTTCACGCTTTTTCCCTTGTGAAACTCACATTCCTTCATATGACAAGCAGTGCAAATTATTTTGTGGTCCAGTTGAGAAAGCAGTATTCTTGTGTAAAGCCAAAAGATGCCTAAGGCGATCAGATAAAAATCAGCGATGACATTCTGAGTTATTCCGTCAACTCCAACAAGAAGCAGAAAAACACTGAAGACAAAAAAAGTGTTCACGGAGAAATGAACAGAACTTTTGCCCCAGTTAAACAAGTGATACTGGAGCAACCCACAAGAAACCCCTACGAAACCAATCCAAAAAACCAGAAAATAGTTCAACCAAGAAGATAGGTTAAGAAAGAAATACGGCACAACTCCTAAAAGAGAGAGAGCAGCGCCCAGAATTAATCCCGCGCATCCAGCGCAAAAAACTCTGTCGCCTATTCGGAATGCATGAGCACCAAAGTTTCCACAATCAGGATGATGCCCACGAAACGTTAGAGTTTTTTTCGGCAAACCAGTTGATTCTCGAGTGAATTCTCCTCGCTTTGCCTTTCTGAAATGAAACATGCCTGAACATTTTGAAGGAAATACACCCGCAAGAATTCCTAGAACACAGACAATGCTGAAAACAGTGCCTATTAGGGGTTTTCGCCAAGAAACGTCGCCCTGTATTGCTGGTGGCAAGTTTGCGAACGCGGCGATGAGAATTAACCCTAAGAAAGAAAATGTGAGAAAGAAAATAGAGGCAAAGTTGGGGGGCGTTCTCAAATCAAGTCCCTTAATGCTTTCAAAAGACCTTGGCTTGCTAGGTATCTGTAGGTTCTTCTTTTCAGCTTGTTAGAAGAGAAAAGTCCTTTAAACCGTCTGCCCATGGAGCCGTAGAAGCTGCGGTAGCATTTATACAATTCTTCTTGCACATCTTTTCTCGACAAGGTTTCGGTGGGCATTACTGCATGAGCCATGTCGTAGTTTGTCCAGTTATCATCCTCTATCCACCCGTTCTGTTTGGCCGTTTCATAAAGCTCAGTTCCAGGGAACGGTGTTAAAATCATAAAGATCGCCAAATCTGGGTCAATGTGGTTTACGAAATCTCTAAGCTTGGCTATTGATTCAGCCGAATCTTTTCGTTCTCCTATGATGAGGGTAGCTTGGGCGAAGATGTCGTTTTCTTTTAGCAGTTTCATCGCCTGCTCTGCTTCGTTGGGGCGTATTTTTTTGTGGAATCTTTCCAATGTGGCTTCGCTGCCGCTCTCTATCCCCACGAGCATCCAGCGGTTTCCAGCCTTCCGCATCTTGGGCAAGACATCCTGATGCTTGATAATGTCGTCGCATCTGACTTGCGTGAACCACATTATCTCGTCGGCTATTTCCCGCTTGACGATTTCGTCGCACAAGTCGTTGGTGTGTTTTCCCAGACCAAAATTGTCGTCAGTTAGCCAGAGAAATTTGCTTCCAAACTCGTTGTAACAGTATTCAAATTCGTCTGCGATCCGCTTCGCCGACTTGATCCTCCAAGTGCCTCTCCAATGCTTCCATTGGGAGCAGAAAGAGCATTTGTGGGGGCAACCTCTCGAGCCCTCGATGAGAGCGTAATTTTTTGCGCCAGCCATCATAGTGAAATGATATTTACCCATATGTTCCTCGACAAAGTGATAGCCAGGCAAAGGCAAGTCATCCAAGTTTTCGATTAGAGGCCGCGGAGGATTGTGGACGATTTTACCTTTTTGCCTAAAGGAGACGCCTTTAATCTTTGAAAAGGAAGGGCGCTTTTTCTTTAATTCCTGCACAAGCTCAACGAAAGTCTTTTCACCTTCTCCACGAACGATGAAGTCTATTTCTGGCCAAGCCTCAAGACTTTCCTGCGCTGTGGCTGTGAAATGTTGTCCTCCAATAAACGTTTTGACGTTTGGGTTCACTTTTTTTGCAGTTGCTACTGTGCGGAGAACTGTGTAGGCGTTGCATGTTGCGAGGGCACTTGGTGCTACTATGTCTGGGTTTGATGATTCAATATGTCTTTCTAATTCTTTCCAATCTAATCGTTTTGCTTGGCAGTCTAGCACTTCTATCTCGGCGTCTTTGTCTCGGCTTTCAAGGTAAGTTGCTAGTTCGATTATTCCGAGAGGGGGAGGGAGGTATTCGCCCATGACGAACCAGAAGTCTTTCGGTGGTTCTACGAAAAGAACTTTCATCGTGTTCCCAGCTTATCTGACTCTAAATTTCATGTTCATTACATTTTCCTAAAACCGTAAAGTCTTCACAGTCTAAAAAGACTTTTCGACCTGTGGAAAACATGTTTTCTAGGTTTATAAATGGAGCTTCAAGAATTAGAGACGGTTGGTGTTGTCCAGTTATTGAGGCATTAGTGTTCTGAGTCGTTCAACAAATTCGGTGTTTCTGTTTCCTTCGAGTTCAACACGTTGAAATAAACCTAAACCCGAGTAGAAGCTTTCAAGTATCTCTTTCTCCACAACTG comes from the Candidatus Bathyarchaeota archaeon genome and includes:
- a CDS encoding AIR synthase-related protein, coding for MIEVGKLATEELKKLLRCIKKHPKVIIPPAPGFDSGVQITNENECLVVSTDPCIGVPEKWFGWLLIHYAASDVALFGAKPEFCTITLLGPPSTKANTFIKIMEQVCAVADELNMTVVTGHTGTYDGLSTLVGTCTAYGTVSKDRLITPGGARAGDHIICTKQIGLETVVNFVLTHEALAESLFDVARTYVLQSLVNMQTCVKEAYLLAEVGGVHAMHDITEGGLVAALNEMAESSSLGFAVDLEKLPILEEALILQKYFGLSQRELLSISSTGTLLTAIDPERKDQALQELLKHGIDASFIGTFTKNKKRLIQHGKKKTVFPKTAEDPYAKIMLK
- a CDS encoding emp24/gp25L/p24 family protein, translating into MSMKSLLAVLCVLLAFVLMCGFAIAYSETIELPAGESVTRTVNLNEGDEVSGRITVIPASINFSISDSDDIIILNYTNVAQKDFQFTALKTGTYDFHFENWFSEEIKVLTLNYNVQHYIFGFPQEYILVFVIVGLALVAVVVFVAMSPRP
- a CDS encoding zinc-ribbon domain-containing protein, producing MEGTELVYCTKCGAKNEDDAKVCAECGAPLQVSRPKKRYRSNDNCFGPRERHVEDECFGLPHGGAIVGIIFGIIIVIIGLAVLSGLEIWDYLGPFFIVIVGLLIIAGALYGMRRR
- a CDS encoding B12-binding domain-containing radical SAM protein, which encodes MKVLFVEPPKDFWFVMGEYLPPPLGIIELATYLESRDKDAEIEVLDCQAKRLDWKELERHIESSNPDIVAPSALATCNAYTVLRTVATAKKVNPNVKTFIGGQHFTATAQESLEAWPEIDFIVRGEGEKTFVELVQELKKKRPSFSKIKGVSFRQKGKIVHNPPRPLIENLDDLPLPGYHFVEEHMGKYHFTMMAGAKNYALIEGSRGCPHKCSFCSQWKHWRGTWRIKSAKRIADEFEYCYNEFGSKFLWLTDDNFGLGKHTNDLCDEIVKREIADEIMWFTQVRCDDIIKHQDVLPKMRKAGNRWMLVGIESGSEATLERFHKKIRPNEAEQAMKLLKENDIFAQATLIIGERKDSAESIAKLRDFVNHIDPDLAIFMILTPFPGTELYETAKQNGWIEDDNWTNYDMAHAVMPTETLSRKDVQEELYKCYRSFYGSMGRRFKGLFSSNKLKRRTYRYLASQGLLKALRDLI